DNA sequence from the Synergistaceae bacterium genome:
TCCAGCAGCGTAAACAGGGCGGTTTTTCCGGAGTATTCGGCGGGGGGACTCAGCCTGATGCAGGACAGTGGCAGAGATTCACGGCTCTTACAAAAATTACGATTGTAGCCGCTGCAATATTTATGATTACTTCGTTTTTTATCGTGTTTATTAATTAGCAAGGGAGAATATAACAGTGTTAAATTTCCTCAAGGACTCAGAAGCCCTGAAGGTAACCCCGAATCGCCTATACAGTGCGACACATGACGAAATAAAATCAGGTGCTACTACAGATATATATTTTATTAACACGCGCGATATATTGAACTCTTTAAATTTGCTTGATACTCCAGTTACAGCAGAAATTTTTACACGTACGACCGGAATGTTTGCTGGCTTGGCTGAAGTATTAGAGTTATTGAAAGATTCGCCGGTCGAAATTGAAGCGTTGCCGGAGGGTGAATATTTTTCGCCTAAAGAAGTAGTAATGAGAATCAGGGGCCCTTATGGAGCGTTCGGGATTCACGAGACAAATTTACTCGGCATATTATCGAGTTCGTGTGCATGGGCTACGGCGGCTCGTGAATGCGTTGATGCAGCAGAAGGCAAACCCGTTTTATCGTTCGGAGCTAGACATGTACACCCAGCAGCTGCTCCCGTTATGGAAGCTATAGCCGTGAAATTTGGAGGCTGTGCAGGTGCGAGCTGTGTACTAGGTGCGAAACTCTGCGGGCGTGAACCTATGGGAACGATTCCTCATGCTGCGATTTTGATAACCGGCGACACTGTAAAACTTGCTAAGGCTTATGACTCAGTATTGCCGAGTTATGTCGGACGTACATTTTTAGTTGACACGTTTAAAGACGAATGCGAGGAGGCTTTGAGGCTTGCTGAATCACTCGGCGATAAATTAGGAGCAGTGAGACTCGATACACCCGGAGAACGCGGCGGAGTTACTGCTGATTTAGTCCGTGAAATGCGTTATAGATTAGATAAAGCAGGCTTTAAACACGTTAAAATAGTCGTATCAGGCGGCTTGAATCCTGAAAGAATCAAATTATTATCGCAGGCCGGAGCAGATGTTTTTGGAGTCGGAAGTTATATAGCTCATGCGATTCCCATGGATATGACTATGGACTTGAAAGAAGTAAACGGAAAGCCAATCGCAAAACGAGGAAGACTCCCCGGTATACTTGAAAATAAACGCCTTGTTAAGATAAAATAAAATAATTCCCGCGTGGACAAAGCCCCCGTTCACAGTGGAAGTTTATTTTATGAATAGAAAATTTTTGCAGGAGGAATATTTATAAATGACGGGCAGCAGCTCATATTTGGCAAGACCCGGCCAAATAAAACGAAAATGGTATGTTATAGACGCGTCAGACAGGTCAATAGGACGTTTGGCAGCAGTTATCTCTAAAATTTTAACCGGTAAGAATAAGCCGACATATACGCCTCATGTTGATACAGGTGATTATGTAATAGTAATTAACGCCGAGAAGGTAAAATTAACAGGCAATAAAGCAGCGCAGTCAACTTGGCACTATCACACAGGGCACCCCGGCGGCTATCGTTCAACAAACTGGGGAGTCTTGCTCAAGACAAAACCGGCGGCACTCTTTCATCATGTAGTAAAAGGAATGCTGCCAAGAAACAGGCTCAAATATGCAAGCAAGTTAAAAGTTTATGCAGGGCCTTCACACCCTCACGAGGCTCAAAATCCTGAAGCACTCGAAATCTAAGACAGGAGGATATTACAATGTCAGACGATAAATATACATGGGGAACAGGCCGACGCAAAAACGCTCTTGCAAGAGTCAGAATTTGTCCCGGCTCAGGAGAAATTAAAATCAATGATCGCAGCGTTGAAGATTACTTCCCGCGTTTAATATGGCAGTCTCAAGTCTACCAGTCATTAAAGACGGCAGGCGTTGAAGGGCGGGTCGATGTATTTGTGAATGCTTCAGGCGGCGGATTAACAGGTCAGGCCGGAGCGGTAAAATTAGGCATTGCACGCGCATTAATTAAGATGAATCCTGATTATAGATCAGCACTCAAGAAAGAGGGATTATTAACGAGAGATCCTAGAATGGTCGAGCGCAAAAAGTTCGGTCAAAAGGGTGCACGCGGCAAG
Encoded proteins:
- the secG gene encoding preprotein translocase subunit SecG yields the protein MRTFLGIIHILVALFMMFVILLQQRKQGGFSGVFGGGTQPDAGQWQRFTALTKITIVAAAIFMITSFFIVFIN
- a CDS encoding nicotinate phosphoribosyltransferase, with the translated sequence MTVLNFLKDSEALKVTPNRLYSATHDEIKSGATTDIYFINTRDILNSLNLLDTPVTAEIFTRTTGMFAGLAEVLELLKDSPVEIEALPEGEYFSPKEVVMRIRGPYGAFGIHETNLLGILSSSCAWATAARECVDAAEGKPVLSFGARHVHPAAAPVMEAIAVKFGGCAGASCVLGAKLCGREPMGTIPHAAILITGDTVKLAKAYDSVLPSYVGRTFLVDTFKDECEEALRLAESLGDKLGAVRLDTPGERGGVTADLVREMRYRLDKAGFKHVKIVVSGGLNPERIKLLSQAGADVFGVGSYIAHAIPMDMTMDLKEVNGKPIAKRGRLPGILENKRLVKIK
- the rplM gene encoding 50S ribosomal protein L13 — encoded protein: MTGSSSYLARPGQIKRKWYVIDASDRSIGRLAAVISKILTGKNKPTYTPHVDTGDYVIVINAEKVKLTGNKAAQSTWHYHTGHPGGYRSTNWGVLLKTKPAALFHHVVKGMLPRNRLKYASKLKVYAGPSHPHEAQNPEALEI
- the rpsI gene encoding 30S ribosomal protein S9, which produces MSDDKYTWGTGRRKNALARVRICPGSGEIKINDRSVEDYFPRLIWQSQVYQSLKTAGVEGRVDVFVNASGGGLTGQAGAVKLGIARALIKMNPDYRSALKKEGLLTRDPRMVERKKFGQKGARGKRQYSKR